The following coding sequences are from one Clarias gariepinus isolate MV-2021 ecotype Netherlands chromosome 19, CGAR_prim_01v2, whole genome shotgun sequence window:
- the cdk5rap2 gene encoding CDK5 regulatory subunit-associated protein 2 isoform X4, translating into MDSVVGEDQTLPFDINGSCSISRLPDSLNSAELSMDMTAPMFPGQKMSPTKAMTMKDYENQITALKKENFNLKLRIYFLEERVQQKCDDSTEEIYKTNIELKVEVESMKRDLAEKQELLVSASKALESLANRDSGEGLRVRAQREMDALREAFSARIRDLEESLRCAEEEAEKMASIAEQQKLKSLGLEKELEAFTQSRPLHDAGSAPGQDHKLQQTLQEKDRVIERLQESIKNQDTLIGELRKNDQDKPVAEQMIQLNTLIGQKNAEVQALKEELDREREKADEEIKVCAVKQDELNLLQQKTRQLSEELNSTKSSSQTLKHKLEEIDRENKTLSGQLEERENELAAEKKNALKRDKTIQGLSILLKEKERQVDELYRNLEEKDQALTKAREALHKAQLQKYQGGEEQQAMMQSQHAELSRLQAECHSSLLELQRLQRALSSKDAQLELLQQDKLQLENELELLQQYKRKGDKTINDLQNQLKKLSGELAERENLLENQRQSQQELTQTTEHKLQSTIQHLTTNLTKKEQQLQDYMRMVQDLEQDRASAGSDVMLAKLREKLREKEKALEKALEDKFVAVEEKENEIHLLQLSMREKERDSERLKNLLAHNQETVNSFDELLKEKDMELQQLLNSLKNLQRSKQESEENLQRALREKDSIIQQLQHALQLKTKDMEDMASTVLSHSESQGRDVAEQMGQRLKVTEAMLAEAVKHRERLVCENQTAVENLLATISSKDQLLKESAERHARALAERSGELQDLRRQLAETQLQLSNAQNLSAALNEKDLLINKLLDHAQDRDPSLTEIKVVDAPQVVELRHTISVLQQRLEEKEAELSQQYSEDNLETSLTVSKKPAVILKKELAQKTDALNSALKRENKLKMSLAEIQSTVSELEGQLEGQTANLQSLKSTISTKDEIITELQQRLAQMGLRQSATAVDQQSPLYGEELNFRSLPQRESTIIGGDRQQQQDVSLGDLCSEQAELNHILREEHQIYTKLVQTVKEQDSAQRLHALQLELAAVALLRQQLEDGVGNNNELREQLRQEIQRVNQREGADPAELENMRDALEEAQRWNASLQARLGQIQSRGGGVGQANDKDDSLSLIGEQTSYMSICIGEGQEEDLQHLSVEQLRLKVSELQAVNAELQKRLALAESDDTGDARRESQGHHDLNGFSPPSKQQQELTRPLAVNANEGPTSPGVKETADESFKAQRRMASSPLPKKDNGNSSFAQIPKGETEQAELASLLEDCGAESVPQLRKQINKLRSEMSKLGVLLKEENPGEFRESTESSGDNDKHDNLHQTVKVLRSEARRHRKVVRLLKAQLQHNTKANTDSEPGVDTKLLDSMAEKMERLREEYEITQRHAASLEDRIKEMQNGERNEGREREEEKERKKKGRPDQSRKSNKNLKHAAYTKSRLPVAVRPTKQRDRNERETEESTEHFSTTDSEQPSVRSRALSDAVLQSSPGSSLDALSDSDSRRNTQPEQAEQNCNARQHSKTVSDFPQSELLSQLELLNQECQEKESLISQLQFQMRNWEGLQAELQEKERINGQYLEALHAAESTIAYLTACNLDSESGLGQTGLGSDPSLQQQCTELEKDVQEKDQINAQLLECLNMVEAAIASLISADMPVSHFSGQNDPQALCDRLEGLLSQIKVLQEQKNTSTGTLKELHFPDGSSVPDLQRQAETLQESLLEQCRLNAELQEKLRTAEETITKLSAQHTGATKGQELICSHKCASPQQETVHEYEEGQHRLAACLAECIAAAEQAVGSLADYGSRSDQVPHTPEISTNTDLEQNFDRLQRALLERDKFGHPGSADMSHSTIVGPLQHQPVQHVLQSSGAAQQKTSTPISQGQQKKGQENISESWDPDHSGSPNLNLHKNLTLLVQIFKHYAQKVRELEEALKVEQGRGLKGGDGQNPEDVAQLRSLQRALKEKQKMCQKLEEKLATAQSIIALQGSSKRDKNSERRKAPHGERDDKGIQVDAQDLGYETSGRSETEVEREEGSSTDVDGVVGLDPALSGFTSADNLDTTASSPSYPSSPDLSSPRPHDPKSGPKSAHIDELLQLRAQVESQHKVIAHLRRLLPKKYPTSKVLSVTSGTASCEEEEERAATKAQISHLPTELEREHTINRSNCNSPSKMESLVQSQARELCELREQIRVSRTLGVQQRRQLLELREALEDLMQPNDRQSTPYATLQKHLDRSLCLFDKLDQAEKDDRVEKDEPLSRELAQRLTTELQEKEKLIQQLKDQLHGKVYSMHQELESEMSDRMSNDSTVSVHDSLHEFHTPTSRRATEGMKKSSVKCVPDAEPRPSPVCVEDDLNRSRCDEANLFNLQCDNGRLQEQLRKSEELNATLRSELDLTHSILAHTQSQSPTETKHAHTQSSSLVTHSQSQAPDSQQAQQEAAHASISPDLLMEHLQEVRALRQRLEETIRTNERLREQLERKLQQAERDPDTHIFISGSQDSTKLNSDVRYLWAQNHTLKEQLNQAARDKQKENDCLRETLSRRTAKLELSRKECETLREECAHLQNSLFRLQCEQNLQKQQLADTQQLLQSVQVELQVHEQIRSSIHTHTEEERGGSESSEVDLRELLSEVRSLRLQLERSIQTNTALRHKLEQQLVSQPDPPSTININYLLSQADEGVNSEMLRQHSHTDLSSVAYDSGSSEQGGSPTLSRLVPGHRLWADRHGRHVLGLIEDYSALSKQIREAKRITAAMDQQLQDRLVECAGFSGSVSTMQQVLEEAGRLLKLLWRVSLPAGDHTHTQQNEVLRSEITQLKSRLSQQERMLTGAVKRLRSTNQLKEGMERIIIDQLSVTHRVLKKARGNLESKYFNVFGIKDLQMEGNPTECAVTSQQGDNPS; encoded by the exons CTGCAGTATATCCAGACTGCCGGATTCTCTGAACAGTGCAGAACTCAGCATGGACAtgacag CTCCCATGTTCCCCGGGCAGAAGATGTCGCCAACCAAAGCCATGACGATGAAGGACTATGAGAAT cAAATTACAGCTTTGAAAAAAGAGAACTTCAACCTCAAGTTGAGGATCTACTTCCTGGAGGAACGCGTGCAGCAAAAATGTGATGATTCTACTGAGGAAATTTACAAAACG AACATTGAGTTAAAGGTGGAGGTGGAATCTATGAAAAGGGACCTTGCAGAGAAACAGGAGCTGCTTGTGTCCGCGTC GAAAGCACTAGAGAGTTTAGCCAACAGAGATTCTGGGGAAGGCCTGAGGGTGCGTGCTCAGAGAGAGATGGATGCACTCCGCGAAGCTTTCAGTGCCAGGATCAGAGACCTGGAGGag TCTCTGCGTTGtgcagaagaagaagcagaGAAGATGGCTTCCATTGCTGAGCAACAGAAGCTTAAAAGTTTAGGTCTGGAAAAAGAACTGGAGGCTTTTACTCAATCCAGACCACTGCATGATGCTGGCTCCGCCCCTGGGCAGGACCACAAACTCCAGCAGACTCTGCAGGAAAAAGATCG TGTAATTGAGCGCCTCCAGGAATCCATCAAGAACCAGGACACTCTGATTGGAGAGCTTCGGAAGAATGACCAGGACAAGCCAGTCGCAGAGCAGATGATCCAGCTCAACACTCTGATTGGCCAAAAGAATGCAGAAGTACAG GCTCTAAAAGAAGAGTTAGATCGTGAGCGAGAAAAAGCAGACGAGGAAATCAAG GTGTGTGCAGTGAAGCAGGATGAGCTGAACCTGCTACAGCAGAAGACCAGACAGCTGAGTGAAGAGCTTAACTCCACCAAGAGCAGCAGtcaaacattaaaacacaagCTGGAGGAGATTGACAGAGAGAACAAG ACCCTTTCTGGACAGCTTGAAGAGAGGGAGAATGAGTTGGCTGCAGAAAAGAAAAACGCTCTAAAACGGGACAAGACCATTCAGGGCCTTAGCATCCTTCTTAAAGAGAAGGAACGACAG gTGGATGAACTGTACAGAAATCTAGAGGAGAAAGATCAGGCCTTAACCAAGGCCAGGGAGGCCCTTCACAAAGCCCAGCTACAGAAATACCAG ggtGGGGAGGAACAACAGGCCATGATGCAGTCCCAGCATGCTGAGCTGTCTCGTCTACAGGCGGAGTGCCATTCGTCCCTGCTGGAGCTTCAGAGGTTGCAGCGTGCACTCAGCAGCAAAGACGCACAACTGGAGCTGCTGCAACAAGACAAACTTCAGCTGGAGAATGAGCTGGAGTTGCTGCAGCAGTACAAAAGAAAAGGGGACAAGACCATTAAT GACCTGCAGAACCAGCTGAAAAAGCTGAGTGGAGAGCTGGCAGAACGCGAGAACCTTCTAGAAAATCAACGGCAATCTCAGCAGGAGCTAACCCAAACGACAGAACATAAACTGCAGAGCACGATACAACACCTGACCACTAACCTCACAAAGAAAGAGCAACAGTTACAg gaCTACATGCGAATGGTGCAGGACCTGGAGCAGGATCGAGCTTCAGCTGGAAGTGATGTAATGCTGGCCAAGCTCAGAGAGAAGCTGAGGGAAAAAGAGAAGGCCCTGGAG AAAGCACTTGAAGATAAGTTTGTGGCCGTGGAAGAAAAGGAGAATGAAATCCATCTGCTTCAGCTGAGcatgagagagaaggaaagagattCTGAGCGCCTGAAGAACCTGCTTGCACACAATCAGGAGACTGTAAAT AGCTTTGATGAATTATTGAAGGAGAAAGACATGGAGTTGCAGCAGCTGCTGAACTCATTGAAAAACTTGCAGCGCTCCAAGCAGGAGAGTGAAGAGAACCTGCAAAGAGctctgagagagaaagattcCATCATCCAGCAGCTCCAACATGCACTGCAGCTTAAAACTAAAGACATGGAG GACATGGCTAGTACAGTTCTTAGTCATTCAGAGTCTCAAGGACGCGATGTGGCAGAGCAGATGGGTCAGAGGTTAAAGGTTACAGAGGCCATGTTGGCCGAGGCAGTGAAGCACAGAGAGAGGCTAGTGTGTGAAAACCAGACCGCTGTGGAAAACCTACTTGCCACCATCAGTAGCAAAGACCAGCTGCTGAAG GAGAGTGCTGAACGACATGCACGGGCTCTTGCTGAGCGATCGGGAGAGTTGCAGGATCTGCGCAGACAGCTCGCAGAAACTCAGCTGCAACTCAGCAATGCTCAGAACCTTAGCGCTGCACTAAATGAGAAGGACCTCCTCATCAAT aAGCTGTTGGATCATGCTCAGGACAGAGATCCCTCTCTAACTGAGATAAAGGTGGTAGATGCTCCTCAGGTGGTTGAGCTCAGACATACCATTAGTGTGCTACAGCAGAGATTGGAAGAGAAAGAGG CTGAGCTGTCTCAGCAGTACAGTGAGGACAACTTGGAGACATCTCTTACAGTCAGTAAGAAACCTGCTGTAATACTGAAGAAAGAGCTTGCCCAGAAAACAGATGCTCTCAACAGTGCTCTGAAGAGAGAAAACAAGCTTAAG ATGTCACTTGCTGAGATTCAGTCCACTGTGTCAGAGCTGGAGGGCCAACTAGAGGGCCAAACGGCCAATCTTCAGTCTCTTAAATCCACTATCAGTACTAAAGACGAAATTATTACG GAGCTACAGCAGCGCTTGGCCCAGATGGGGTTAAGGCAGTCAGCTACAGCCGTCGATCAGCAGTCCCCCCTCTATGGGGAGGAGCTCAACTTCCGCTCTCTTCCCCAGAGAGAAAGTACCATCATTGGAGGAGATAGACAGCAGCAG CAGGACGTGTCGCTGGGTGACCTGTGCTCAGAGCAGGCAGAGCTCAACCACATCCTCAGGGAAGAGCACCAGATCTACACCAAACTTGTTCAAACGGTCAAAGAGCAAGACAG tgCTCAGCGGCTACATGCATTACAGTTGGAACTTGCTGCTGTGGCACTTCTCAGGCAGCAGCTGGAAGATGGCGTCGGTAACAACAACGAGCTCCGAGAGCAGCTGCGGCAAGAAATCCAGAGAGTTAATCAGAGAGAAG GTGCAGACCCTGCAGAGCTTGAGAACATGCGAGATGCTCTGGAAGAAGCTCAGCGTTGGAACGCTTCTCTACAAGCCAGACTTGGCCAGATCCAgagcagaggaggaggagtagGGCAGGCCAACGACAAGG ATGACTCACTGAGTCTGATTGGGGAACAGACATCCTATATGAGTATATGTATAGGGGAGGGGCAAGAAGAAGACCTACAGCATCTATCTGTGGAACAACTCAGACTAAAG GTCTCAGAGCTACAGGCAGTAAATGCAGAGCTGCAGAAACGGTTGGCGCTGGCAGAGAGTGATGATACGGGTGATGCTAGGAGAGAGTCACAGGGCCATCATGACCTAAATGGATTTTCACCCCCCAgcaag CAGCAGCAGGAACTGACCAGACCACTAGCTGTTAATGCTAATGAGGGACCAACCTCCCCCGGTGTAAAG GAGACAGCTGATGAAAGTTTTAAAGCTCAAAGAAGAATGGCAAGTTCTCCCTTGCCGAAGAAAGATAATGGAAACTCCTCATTTGCTCAGATACCCAAGGGTGAGACTGAGCAAGCAGAACTTGCATCTTTACTTGAAGACTGTGGAGCAGAATCTGTTCCCCAACTCCG GAAGCAGATAAATAAACTACGATCAGAAATGTCAAAGCTTGGTGTGCTCTTAAAGGAAGAAAACCCAGGTGAGTTCAGAGAGAGCACAGAAAGTTCTGGAGATAATGACAAGCACGATAACCTGCACCAGACTGTGAAAGTCCTCCGCTCAGAGGCCCGAAGACACCGCAAAGTTGTACGCCTGTTAAAGGCGCAACTACAGCACAATACAAAAGCAAATACAGACAGTGAGCCAGGGGTTGACACAAAACTGCTCGACAGCATGGCTGAAAAGATGGAGCGTCTGCGGGAGGAGTATGAGATCACTCAGAGGCATGCTGCCAGTCTAGAGGACAGGATAAAGGAGATGCAGAACGGAGAAAGAAACGAGGGTAGGGAACGAGAagaggagaaagaaaggaaaaagaaaggcaGACCGGACCAAAGCAGAAAGTCGAACAAAAACCTGAAGCATGCA GCGTACACCAAATCACGGCTACCAGTAGCAGTAAGACCCACAAAGCAAAGGGACAGGAATGAGCGTGAGACAGAGGAAAGTACTGAGCACTTTAGCACAACAGATTCAGAGCAGCCCAGTGTAAGGAGCAGAGCCCTCAGTGATGCAGTCCTTCAAAGTTCTCCAGGCAGCAGCTTAGATGCTCTTTCGGATTCGGATTCCAGACGAAACACACAACCTGAACAGGCTGAACAAAACTGTAACGCCAGGCAACATTCGAAAACAGTGTCTGACTTTCCACAATCAGAACTCCTGTCTCAGTTGGAGTTACTGAACCAGGAGTGTCAGGAGAAGGAAAGTCTCATCTCCCAGCTGCAATTTCAGATGCGGAATTGGGAAGGTCTCCAAGCTGAGCTTCAGGAGAAGGAACGGATCAATGGACAGTACCTGGAAGCCTTGCATGCAGCAGAGTCCACAATTGCTTACCTTACAGCTTGTAACCTGGATTCTGAAAGCGGGCTGGGGCAGACTGGGTTGGGATCTGATCCATCACTGCAGCAGCAATGCACTGAGCTTGAAAAAGATGTGCAGGAGAAAGATCAAATCAACGCTCAGCTGCTAGAATGCTTAAACATGGTCGAGGCTGCAATTGCATCACTGATCTCAGCTGATATGCCTGTAAGCCACTTCTCTGGTCAGAATGACCCACAAGCATTGTGTGACAGGCTTGAGGGCCTGCTCAGCCAGATCAAGGTCCTACAGGAGCAGAAAAATACTTCCACTGGCACTCTCAAGGAATTGCATTTCCCAGATGGAAGTTCAGTACCGGACCTGCAACGCCAAGCTGAGACCCTTCAGGAATCACTGTTGGAGCAGTGCAGGCTGAATGCGGAGTTGCAGGAAAAGCTCAGGACTGCAGAAGAAACCATTACGAAACTGTCTGCTCAACACACCGGTGCTACCAAAGGCCAGGAACTGATTTGCAGCCACAAGTGTGCAAGTCCACAACAGGAGACGGTACATGAATATGAAGAGGGACAGCACAGACTGGCTGCATGTCTGGCTGAGTGTATTGCAGCAGCAGAACAAGCTGTCGGGTCTCTTGCAGATTACGGTTCAAGGTCCGATCAGGTCCCACATACTCCTGAAATCTCGACTAACACCGATCTTGAACAGAACTTTGACAGGCTACAGAGGGCACTTTTGGAAAGAGATAAGTTTGGGCATCCCGGCAGTGCAGATATGAGTCACAGCACTATTGTGGGTCCACTCCAACACCAACCAGTACAGCATGTCTTACAGAGTTCAGGTGCTGCACAACAGAAGACAAGCACCCCGATTTCCCAAGGACAGCAGAAAAAGGGACAGGAGAATATATCAGAATCTTGGGATCCTGATCATTCGGGAAGTCCAAACCTGAACCTCCACAAGAATCTCACATTGCTCGTCCAGATCTTTAAACACTATGCTCAGAAAGTTCGGGAGCTGGAGGAGGCGCTTAAAGTTGAGCAAGGACGAGGCCTTAAGGGAGGTGATGGGCAAAATCCTGAGGATGTTGCCCAGTTGAGGAGCTTGCAGAGGGCCCTTAAAGAGAAGCAGAAAATGTGTCAGAAGCTGGAGGAGAAACTGGCTACAGCTCAGTCCATCATTGCTCTGCAGGGCTCATCCAAGAGGGACAAAAACTCAGAGCGACGCAAAG CACCTCACGGTGAACGGGATGATAAAGGCATTCAGGTGGATGCACAGGACCTCGGCTACGAGACAAGTGGAAGGAGTGAGACGGAGGTGGAAAGAGAGGAGGGCAGTAGTACAG ATGTAGATGGTGTTGTTGGTTTGGACCCCGCTCTCTCTGGATTCACCTCAGCAGACAATCTGGACACTACAGCATCCAGCCCGTCTTATCCGAGCTCCCCTGATCTTAGCTCTCCCCGGCCACACGACCCAAAATCTGGCCCCAAATCTGCCCACATTGATGAGCTCTTGCAACTCAGGGCACAAGTTGAAAGTCAACATAAGGTCATTGCACATCTCCGGCGACTGCTGCCCAAGAAATATCCGACTTCCAAGGTTCTGAGTGTGACCTCTGGCACTGCAAGCtgtgaggaagaagaggaaagaGCAGCAACGAAGGCTCAGATTTCCCATCTACCCACTGAACTGGAGAGAGAGCATACCATCAACAGGAGTAATTGTAATTCTCCATCCAA GATGGAGTCTCTGGTCCAGTCTCAAGCACGAGAGTTGTGTGAGTTGCGTGAACAAATTAGAGTCTCGCGTACACTCGGTGTTCAACAGCGCAGACAGTTGCTGGAGCTTCGAGAGGCACTAGAGGATCTGATGCAACCCAACGATAGGCAGAGCACCCCGTATGCAACACTCCAGAAACACCTGGACCGGAGTCTCTGCCTATTCGATAAACTGGATCAAG CAGAAAAAGACGACCGTGTAGAAAAAGACGAGCCTCTAAGCCGAGAGCTAGCTCAGAG GTTAACTACAGAGCTTCAGGAAAAGGAGAAGCTCATTCAGCAGCTAAAGGATCAGCTGCATGGCAAAGTTTACAGTATGCATCAGGAATTGGAATCTGAGATGAGTGACAGGATGTCTAACGACAGCACTGTTTCTGTACACGACAGCCTGCACGAGTTTCACACACCCACCTCCAGGAGAGCAACTGAAG gcatGAAGAAATCCAGTGTCAAGTGTGTTCCTGACGCTGAACCCCGACCTTCACCTGTCTGTGTGGAAGATGACTTGAATAGGTCTCGTTGCGATGAGGCAAATCTTTTTAATCTACAATGTGATAACGGCCGTCTGCAAGAACAACTGAGAAAGAGTGAAGAGCTTAATGCCACACTGAGGAGTGAGCTTGACCTCACTCACTCCATCCTTGCgcacacacagagtcagagcCCCACGGAAACCAAACATGCTCACACTCAGAGCAGCTCATTAGTTACACACTCCCAGAGCCAAGCTCCAGATAGCCAGCAGGCTCAACAGGAAGCAGCCCATGCAAGCATCagcccag ATTTGTTAATGGAGCACCTCCAGGAAGTTCGAGCTCTACGTCAGCGTCTGGAGGAAACAATACGCACTAATGAAAGACTCCGAGAGCAGCTAGAAAGAAAACTTCAGCAGGCTGAGAGAGACCCAG ATACACACATCTTTATTTCTGGGTCACAAGATTCGACTAAGCTGAATAGTGATGTGCGTTACCTTTGGGCTCAGAACCACACACTTAAAGAACAGCTAAACCAGGCAGCCAgag acaAACAGAAGGAGAATGACTGTTTGAGGGAGACTTTGTCCAGACGCACTGCCAAACTTGAGCTCAGCAGAAAAGAGTGTGAAACCTTGCGTGAGGAATGCGCACACTTGCAGAACAGCCTGTTCAG GTTGCAGTGTGAGCAAAATCTCCAAAAGCAGCAGTTGGCAGACACACAACAGCTTCTACAATCTGTACAAGTTGAACTTCAAGTGCACGAACAGATCAGGAGCTcaatacacacccacacag AAGAGGAGCGTGGTGGTTCTGAGTCCTCTGAAGTGGATCTAAGGGAGTTATTGAGTGAAGTACGAAGTCTGCGTCTGCAGCTGGAGAGAAGTATCCAGACCAACACAGCGCTGAGACACAAACTGGAACAACAACTAGTCAGCCAACCAGATCCTCCATCTACTATCAATATCAACTATCTACTCTCTCAAGCAG ATGAAGGAGTTAACTCAGAGATGCTACGCCAGCATTCACACACAGACCTGTCTAGCGTTGCATATG ACAGTGGAAGCTCTGAGCAAGGTGGTTCTCCGACTTTGTCCCGCCTGGTTCCCGGTCACCGACTGTGGGCAGATCGTCACGGGCGTCATGTTCTAGGCCTTATAGAGGATTACAGCGCTCTCAGCAAACAGATCAGAGAGGCCAAGAGAATCACTGCAGCCATGGATCAACAACTGCAGGACAGG ttggtgGAATGTGCAGGTTTTTCGGGCAGTGTGAGCACCATGCAGCAGGTGCTGGAGGAAGCTGGGCGACTGCTAAAACTGCTCTGGCGAGTATCACTTCCTGCaggagaccacacacacacacagcag